The genomic window CGGAGCCCATCATCGAACCGGCTGCCAGCAGGGAATCGTATTCAATGGGGGTATCCAGATGGCTGGCAGGCAAACACCCGCCGGAAGGTCCCCCGGTCTGGGCGGCTTTGAAAGCCTTACCATTGGGAATTCCGCCCCCGATTTCGAAGATAACCTGGCGCAGGGTAGTGCCCATGGGCACTTCGATCAAACCGGTATTGTTGATTTTGCCGGCGATAGCAAAGACCTTGGTGCCCTTGCTTTTTTCTGTCCCCATGGCGGCATACCAGTCAGCACCATTGAGGATAATCATCGGGATATTGGCATAGGTTTCTACGTTATTGATGAGGGTAGGCTTGCCCCACAAACCCTTGACTGCCGGGAAAGGCGGCCGGGGCCGGGGTTCGCCGCGGTGACCTTCAATGGAGGTGAGCAGCGCGGTTTCCTCACCACAGACAAAGGCACCAGCCCCTAAACGAATATCTACATCAAAATTAAAACCGCTGTTGAAGATGTTTTTGCCCAGCACACCCAGGGCCCGGGCCTGAGCAATGGCAATTTTCAGCCGTTCCACGGCAATGGGATATTCGGCCCGGACATAGATATAACCCTGCTGGGCCCCGATGGCATAACCGGCAATGGCCATGGCTTCCAGCACACTGTGCGGATCCCCTTCCAGGATGGAACGGTCCATAAAGGCCCCGGGGTCGCCTTCATCGGCATTGCAGACGACATACTTGATTTCACCTGGTGCATTCGCGGTAAATTCCCACTTCAGACCGGTGGGAAAACCACCACCACCCCTGCCTCTCAGGCCTGAGGCCTTGACAGTAGCAATAACCTCAGCAGGAGTCAGGCTGGTCAATGCTTTGGCCAGGGCCTGGTAGCCATCACGGGCAATGTATTCATGGATATTTTCCGGGTCAATTTGCCCGCAGTTGCGCAGGGCAATCCGCTTTTGATAGCGGAAGAAATCGATGTCCCGGAATTTCTCGATCACTTCCTCTGCCTCAGGCCCGTGATAAAGCAAACGTTTTACCGGTCGGTCCTGCAGGAGATGGGAATTGACGATTTCAGCGGCATCAGCTGGAGAGACAGAGGTGTAGAAAGTTTCGTCGGGATAGATTACTACAATAGGTCCTAAGCGACAGAAACCGAAACAACCGGTTTTAACCACTTTGGCCTGTTGACTGAGACCGGCCTCAGCCAGACTGCTTTCCAGGGCTTCCGCAACTTTAAGGCTGCCAGATGAGGTACAACCGGTACCGGCACAGACCAGGATGTGCCAGCGATAACCATCAGCAGCAGCCTGACCCTGGCGCAAAGCCAGCTGGGCCAGGGCAGCTTCCTTGAGTTCATTCAGCTGGTTAATACTTAGCATGAATTTGCACCTCCGCTTAACCTGCAATAGCGGGAGAAACCTGACCTTCCCGCTGGCGATATTCTTCCAGGATAGCAGCCAGGTCTTTACTGGTCAGACGGCCATAGACCTGGTCATTGATAGCGATAACAGGAGCCAGACCGCAGGCACCGATACAGCGGGTGGCTTCCAGGGTAAACAAACCGTCAGGGGTGGTCTGACCGACGTCAATGCCCAGTTGCTTTTTCAGATCTTCCAGGAGCAGGCCGGAACCTTTGACATAACAGGCTGTGCCCAGGCAGACACCGATTTTGTATTTGCCAATAGGCTGGGTGGAGAAATAGGAATAGAAAGTAACAACGCCGTAGACTTCACTGGCCGGGACATTCAGTTCTCTGGCGATATATTCCATGACCTCCCGGGGCAAATAGCCAAACAGCTGCTGGGCGGCATGCAGTACCGGAATCAGGGCCCCTGCTTCCTCCCGGTGTTTGGCGATAATAGCATCCAGTTCCTTGAATCTGGGGTCGGCGCTTTTGCTGCCACACTTACATGTGCATTCAGTCATAGCATATCCCTCTCTTTCCGTGATTGTGTTAGTACAATTTTTGTCCCGGAGGGACAATGTTGGTCCCTAGAATGGTAAAATAAAAAGGATTGTTCGCAGCTTCACTTTCACAAACTAATTTTACATATTAGCTGGCCTTGAGACAAGACCAGGACTAAAAGTTGTAATTTTGATAATTATCACAAAAAAAGGAGTTCAACATTTACTGGCGAATGGTATAATTAAACAGGGCGGAGGGATCAGGTATGAACACGGTAGAAGTGACGATTGTCAGAGAAAAATATCGCATAAAAGGGGAGGCCAGTCCGGAGCAGATTGAAAAGGCAGCTGCCCTGCTGGATGAAATGATGCGTTCGATTCTGGCGGGCAATCCTTCTCTGCCTTTACACCAGGTGGCTGTGCTGGCTGCCTTGAATCTGGCCAATGATTACCTGACATTAAAGGAAGAATATGAGAGTCTGGTGAAAATGCTGCCCTGAGGGGTGGTGATTAATCTGGGGCAAAAGCCCTCGGCTGGTTACGGGCTGGAGGTAGCAGGGGTGGAAGAAATCGAAGGAGTGGTCACGGTACGGGTGCGGGAAAAGGTACCGCCTCCTGATGCTGTGACAGCCGCTGTGCTTACCTATCCGCAGCTGATAATCCGGGTTAAACCTCTGGCAGGCTGGCGCTGGCGGATAGTGTCTGAAAGTGGGGTTGAATTCAAGCTGCTGCAAGAAATAAAAGCCCCGCCGGTCTATTATACCGTACAGGGGCAGTATCTGGGACGGCAGGGAGCTATGGCTTTCAAGGCCCGGGTGCAGGGGAAAGTGCTGGTTTTTCGTTACCAGGGTAAGCTCAATTTCCGCAAGGGTAGCCGGATCAGTATTAAATATTACTGGAATGCCAAGAAGGAGCGGCAGGCGGTAGAAGTACGGTGTCGCTAGAGACTTATTGCTCTTACTATTTTTCTAAATTAGTGTCTTTACATATAAAATAATCTGTTAATTCTTTTTGGCGTTGTAAAAAATATTTTTTGATCTCTGACCAGGATACCTCCCGAAACAGCCTGGGCATTGGCTCTAATTCTGCATCATCAAAATATCCGAGGGATTTTAAAAAAACCAGTGGCTGAAAGGTTTTAACCGGGTATTTATCCGGATAAGCTTTAAAAATATCTTCGAACTTAATCTGTTCCTTGTCCAAAAAGAATAAGTCCACAAAATCTTTTTTTGTCCCCCGTTGCACTAAAGCAACCAGTTTCATTAAGGCAATATCCTTTAATGATGCTAATTGAATGTTTTTGTAGGTAAGCCCGGTTTCGAGGCGGGGATAGGGATAATAGAGAAAACTTACTTTTACGCCGTAAATAAAACAGTGGAGAGTTCCCGGTCCCTGGCTGGTTAAAAGAAACCCCTCAAAATTGGCCAGTTTTCCGGCAAGTTGAAAAGGGTCAAATTCTTGCTCTGAGAAAAAATCCAGGTCTTCTGACCAACGGTGGCCCAGATAAAGAGCTGCCCCGGTCCCTCCTGCTAAATAAAAGGTTTGTACCAGGGAGTGTCTTGCTAATTGCTCAAGAAGGATATATCGTTCCTTTGACATGATGTGTTCAAACAAACCACTTCCTCCTTTGGTATACCCAATAGGTTTTGCCACAGAATAGCCGTCCTCCTGGATATATTCCGGCTGTTCCTGACTACTTCTGCAATCTGTTCCCTGGTATAGGTTCGGTAAAGCCAGCGGTTGGCTTCCAGATCTCCGTATTCCAGGATCCGTTCTATAATTTGAAACCAATGGGCGGTTTGGTCTAATGTTTGCACATCATATTCCCAAAAAAATTGATGCAATTCCACGGGTAGCATGGTTTATCACCCTCTGGTTGTATTATACTTCAAGACAATCACTATCTTAATATAATTATACCACGTAATTATAATTGCTATAAGTTGAATAGCGTGAAACTACAATAGAATTAACAACCCTACCCCCCCGCCCGCAGGCAGCGCAGGGCCTCATCCAGCCGTACCAGAGCAGTGGGTTCCCCTTCCATAAACAATTGCGTTCTTGGCAAAAAGAAACTGCCCAGTTGCTCAGGAGGCAAGCTAGACCAGGTCAAGGTCAGGTTTCCGAACTCCGTCCGGAAGATCAGCGAATTGTTTTTTTCTTCCAGTAGCGTCCAGTGACAGTGCTGACCAATACGTTTCAATTCCACCTGTATTTCTTCCGCAGTCAGGCCAAGAATTTTGCTTGCCATCTCCATTCTCCTTTACAGCCCAGAGGTTAATTTCATCATAATATACATACCCTGGCAAGTCAATTTGCCCTTTACGACATACTGTGGTAAAATATTTCAGGATACCGTAGACAGAGGAGGACTATTTAATGAAACTGAAAGAGATCTATCAGCTGGCGGTAGAAATGGGAATGGAAGCTGACCCGCGGGGGAAACAGGCAGTAGAAAGGGATTTGCGCCTGACCCGGAAAAGCTACGAAAAACTGGAAGCGGAAGATAAGGCTTTTTTCGATACCGAGTCCCTGACCAATCCTTACAGTGACACCAGGATTCTCTGGGGGGACCCGGAGAAGGAAGTCAAGCGGATTCTGGTGGGCATCGATATCGAAGCCGGTGAATTATTGCTGGCTGACCGGCTGCGGGAAAAAGGCAAGGAAATCGACCTGGTGCTGGCCCACCATCCGGAGGGGCGGGCTTTTGCGGCCCTGCATCAGGTCATGCATATCCAGTCCGACCTCCTCTATCAGTGGGGGGTGCCGGTTAATATCGCTGAAAGCATTATGGCTGGACGCATCAAGGAAGTCATGCGCAATATCATGCCCTATAACCACCAGCGTCCGGTGGATGTGGCCCGTTTGCTGGAAATCCCCCTGATGTGCTGTCATACTCCTTCGGATAACCTGGTCACTTCCTGGCTACAAAAATATCTGGACGAGAAACAGCCGGAAACCATTGCCGATTTGTTGAAAGAACTGAAAACCATCCCCGAATATGCCGAAGCAGCCCGGCAGGGGGCAGGTCCCACCATTTTCGTCGGGGATGAATCCCGCCGCTGTGGTAGGATTTTCGTGGACATGACCGGTGGCACTGGCGGTTCTGAGGATGCCTATGATGAATGGGCTAAAGCAGGAGTAGGCACTCTGGTGGGCATGCATATCAGCGAAAAACACCGGGAGCGGGCAGAAAAAGCCCGTGTCAATGTAGTGATCGCCGGCCACATTGCCAGTGACTCCCTGGGCATGAACCTTTTCCTGGACCGGCTGGAAGCGGCGGGGATTGAAATCATTCCCTGCTCTGGCCTGATTCGGGTCAAGCGCTAACCGTTTAGGACAGGACACCTTCAGCCATACTATGGCTGGAGGTGTATTTTTATGGAAACCAAGTTGAAGCCAGCTGGCCATTAGGATAGAATAGAATTGTTTAAGTGATAAGGTGGAGGTAATTGCTGTGAAACTACCCGAATTGCTGGCCCCGGTAGGTTCCTGGGAGGCACTGGAAGCGGCGGTGGCCAATGGGGCTGATGCCGTTTACCTGGGGGGCAAAAACTTCAGTGCCCGCCAGTATGC from Carboxydocella sporoproducens DSM 16521 includes these protein-coding regions:
- the nuoF gene encoding NADH-quinone oxidoreductase subunit NuoF, whose amino-acid sequence is MLSINQLNELKEAALAQLALRQGQAAADGYRWHILVCAGTGCTSSGSLKVAEALESSLAEAGLSQQAKVVKTGCFGFCRLGPIVVIYPDETFYTSVSPADAAEIVNSHLLQDRPVKRLLYHGPEAEEVIEKFRDIDFFRYQKRIALRNCGQIDPENIHEYIARDGYQALAKALTSLTPAEVIATVKASGLRGRGGGGFPTGLKWEFTANAPGEIKYVVCNADEGDPGAFMDRSILEGDPHSVLEAMAIAGYAIGAQQGYIYVRAEYPIAVERLKIAIAQARALGVLGKNIFNSGFNFDVDIRLGAGAFVCGEETALLTSIEGHRGEPRPRPPFPAVKGLWGKPTLINNVETYANIPMIILNGADWYAAMGTEKSKGTKVFAIAGKINNTGLIEVPMGTTLRQVIFEIGGGIPNGKAFKAAQTGGPSGGCLPASHLDTPIEYDSLLAAGSMMGSGGLIIMDETDCMVDIARFYLEFTVDESCGKCTPCRIGTKRMLEILERITSGQGTMADLDKLETLARNIKNSSLCGLGQSAPNPVLSTLKHFRDEYLAHIQEKRCPAGVCQALLNYVIDPTLCKGCSLCAKACPAGAISGVVKSPFVIDQEKCLKCGACVSKCKFGAISKK
- the nuoE gene encoding NADH-quinone oxidoreductase subunit NuoE, with protein sequence MTECTCKCGSKSADPRFKELDAIIAKHREEAGALIPVLHAAQQLFGYLPREVMEYIARELNVPASEVYGVVTFYSYFSTQPIGKYKIGVCLGTACYVKGSGLLLEDLKKQLGIDVGQTTPDGLFTLEATRCIGACGLAPVIAINDQVYGRLTSKDLAAILEEYRQREGQVSPAIAG
- a CDS encoding cell division protein ZapA, translated to MNTVEVTIVREKYRIKGEASPEQIEKAAALLDEMMRSILAGNPSLPLHQVAVLAALNLANDYLTLKEEYESLVKMLP
- a CDS encoding protease complex subunit PrcB family protein; translated protein: MINLGQKPSAGYGLEVAGVEEIEGVVTVRVREKVPPPDAVTAAVLTYPQLIIRVKPLAGWRWRIVSESGVEFKLLQEIKAPPVYYTVQGQYLGRQGAMAFKARVQGKVLVFRYQGKLNFRKGSRISIKYYWNAKKERQAVEVRCR
- a CDS encoding nucleotidyl transferase AbiEii/AbiGii toxin family protein — translated: MAKPIGYTKGGSGLFEHIMSKERYILLEQLARHSLVQTFYLAGGTGAALYLGHRWSEDLDFFSEQEFDPFQLAGKLANFEGFLLTSQGPGTLHCFIYGVKVSFLYYPYPRLETGLTYKNIQLASLKDIALMKLVALVQRGTKKDFVDLFFLDKEQIKFEDIFKAYPDKYPVKTFQPLVFLKSLGYFDDAELEPMPRLFREVSWSEIKKYFLQRQKELTDYFICKDTNLEK
- a CDS encoding DUF6922 domain-containing protein, producing MLPVELHQFFWEYDVQTLDQTAHWFQIIERILEYGDLEANRWLYRTYTREQIAEVVRNSRNISRRTAILWQNLLGIPKEEVVCLNTSCQRNDISFLSN
- a CDS encoding NGG1p interacting factor NIF3, coding for MKLKEIYQLAVEMGMEADPRGKQAVERDLRLTRKSYEKLEAEDKAFFDTESLTNPYSDTRILWGDPEKEVKRILVGIDIEAGELLLADRLREKGKEIDLVLAHHPEGRAFAALHQVMHIQSDLLYQWGVPVNIAESIMAGRIKEVMRNIMPYNHQRPVDVARLLEIPLMCCHTPSDNLVTSWLQKYLDEKQPETIADLLKELKTIPEYAEAARQGAGPTIFVGDESRRCGRIFVDMTGGTGGSEDAYDEWAKAGVGTLVGMHISEKHRERAEKARVNVVIAGHIASDSLGMNLFLDRLEAAGIEIIPCSGLIRVKR